A part of Neoarius graeffei isolate fNeoGra1 chromosome 8, fNeoGra1.pri, whole genome shotgun sequence genomic DNA contains:
- the cplx3a gene encoding complexin-3a produces MAFMVKHMIGGQLKDLTGGLGEEKAEGEKSEATAKGMTQEEFEEYQQQLAEEKMEREASVAQRKAERATVRSHFRDKYRLPKSELDETQIQAADKDVELPSELAKMIAEDNQEEKHKQSVLGHLSSLQDVDMDQLKDKAQATFGDLKETAEKCELM; encoded by the exons ATGGCGTTCATGGTGAAACACATGATAGGTGGACAGCTGAAGGATCTCACTGGGGGTCTCGGAGAAGAGAAAGCCGAAGGGGAGAAGTCCGAAGCCACGGCTAAGGGGATGACACAGGAGGAGTTTGAGGAATACCAGCAGCAGCTGGCAGAGGAGAA GATGGAGCGAGAAGCCAGCGTTGCACAGAGGAAAGCAGAGAGAGCCACAGTCAGGAGCCACTTTAGGGACAAATACAGGCTGCCCAAG AGCGAGCTGGATGAAACACAAATCCAGGCAGCAGACAAGGACGTGGAGCTGCCCTCAGAGCTAGCTAAGATGATCGCAGAGGACAACCAAGAGGAAAAGCACAAACAGTCAGTCCTGGGTCATCTCAGCAGCTTACAGGATGTGGATATGGACCAGCTGAAGGACAAAGCGCAGGCTACATTCGGAGACCTCAAAGAGACAGCAGAAAAATGTGAACTCATGTAA